DNA from Desulfurispira natronophila:
ATTTAAACTTAAATTAAAATACTTTAATCAAGATACTGAACATTTTCTGGGTAAAAAAGCAGACCTGCACCTGATAGACAATGGAGACTTTGTAGTAAATTTTTTTCGCGATAAACAAAAAATCATTGACCTGGCTAAAAGCGCACGGCTTACGGAAAGCAAAGTCGATAAGGAAAGTGCATTTGAGTACTGGTACGATACATCCCTCATGATTGATGAGTTTGAGCGCAAATACTTCGCTCAACAACACAAAATTGAATGGGCAAAGAAGCGAACATTTCGTTGGGTTAACATGGATACAGCACGAGGCTTCGCTGTAGGTGTAGCATCTAGCCTGGCGACATATGCACTATTAACTGTAGTACTTTAATAGTGTTCCAACGGGCTGCCTCGGCAACTTACCAAGAAAAATCAACTGCCTTTCCCTTGCGCATCCCGCGCCTCGAGTGAGCGAAGCGAATGGGCGAGTGCAATATTTTACTCTTCAAATCTGCGGTAATCTGTCCAATCTGCGGATAAGCCGGTCCTTGCTCCGGTGTCCAGTTAATGTTGATTCTGCCCCCCTTCCGCTCTATGCTGTCGTTAATACTCTCTCTAAAAGTGATTTATGGTTAAAATGTTGCTCATTGGCATAGCTGCTGTGGTTTTTCTCGTTGTTGTTTACTTGCTGTTTTCCGCCAGCGCCAGGTAAAGTGGCCCCGGTTGTCAAGACCAGTATGTGAGAAAAATAAGAAATACTGCACTGTTACTGAAGACACTCTTATGAGGCAATTCCCATATCAAACACTTCGTTGTGATAAACCTCAAAAGCAGTAAAGGACACCCACTTTGTACTTGACGCTCACGCCATGCGTTCGCTAAACTCAGCTACCAAAACTCCAGCAGGAGGTGCCCCATGACCATTGCCAGAAGTCAGATTATTGCCCTGGATTCTACGCCCTACTATCACTGCGTCAGTCGCTGTGTGCGGCGGGCGTTTCTGTGTGGCACTGACTCGGTGACGGGGCAGAATTTCGATCATCGCAAGCAGTGGATTCTGGATCGGTTGGGGGTGCTGACTGAGGTCTTTGCCATTGATATCTGCGCTTACGCTTTGATGAGCAACCACTATCACTTGGTTCTGCGGGTTGACCGGGAGCGGGTGGAGGCTATGTCTGATTATGAGGTGCTCGGGCGCTGGAATAAGCTTTTTTCCGGCAATCCACTGATTAAGCTGTTTTTGGCCGAGCAAGAGCTGACTCCGCTGCAATCTCAATTACTTGCTGATCTGGTACGGGATATCCGCCCACGCCTCTACGATATTTCCTGGTTTATGCGTTGTCTCAATGAGTGGGTTGCCCGTCAGGCCAACAAGGAAGATGGCTGCAAGGGGCGCTTCTGGGAGGGGCGATTTCGCACCCAGGCGCTGCTGGATGAATACGGTTTGCTGACGTGCATGGCCTATGTGGATCTGAATGCCATTCGGGCGGGGATTGCGGATTCACCGGAGCATTCCGACTTCTCTTCCATCCAGGCGCGCATAGGGGCCTGGGGAAAGGCTTTGGGGGAAGAGGCGGCGGCTCAGTGTCCGCCTTTGCTGGGCTTTAATGACAGTGGCATTGATGACGCTCTGCTGCCTTTTACCACCGTGGATTATATGGAGCTGGTGGACTGGACGGCGCGCAATGTGCGGGCCGACAAGGCCTGTGCCATGGATGAAAACGCGCCGCCAATTCTGGTGCGCATGGGTATAGACGGTGAGCGCTTTGCCAAGCAGATGAGGGGTGAGGGTGGCAGTTTCCCCACCTTCATGGGGGCCTACCACTGTCTGCGCGATGCGGCCAGGGAGCGGGGTTTACACTATGTGCGGGGCAGTGGTACGGCCAGGCGG
Protein-coding regions in this window:
- a CDS encoding transposase, giving the protein MTIARSQIIALDSTPYYHCVSRCVRRAFLCGTDSVTGQNFDHRKQWILDRLGVLTEVFAIDICAYALMSNHYHLVLRVDRERVEAMSDYEVLGRWNKLFSGNPLIKLFLAEQELTPLQSQLLADLVRDIRPRLYDISWFMRCLNEWVARQANKEDGCKGRFWEGRFRTQALLDEYGLLTCMAYVDLNAIRAGIADSPEHSDFSSIQARIGAWGKALGEEAAAQCPPLLGFNDSGIDDALLPFTTVDYMELVDWTARNVRADKACAMDENAPPILVRMGIDGERFAKQMRGEGGSFPTFMGAYHCLRDAARERGLHYVRGSGTARRLFCGEFAS